GTGCCGGCGCAGCAGCGACGGCCGCGAGGCGCTCACTGGCCGTCCGCCAGGTGCATGAGGGCGACGACCTGGGCGCGCCGCGCGGTGGCGGGCGCTGCGTCCGGGTCGTCGCGACGGGCGACGTACGGCGCGAGCAGCGCGTCCATCGCTGCGGCGAGCTCCACGAGCTCGTCAGCGGTGGCCAGCACGGTGTGGGAGCGCAGCGTCGTCGCACCCACCCACTCCGCAGGCTCTTCGTCGACCCGCGCCAGCGCGTCCCCGGCTCGGCGTACGACGTCGTGCAGGTGCAGCCGGCCGAGCTCGGTCGCGGCATCGAGGGAGCCCGGCACCCCCGGGTCGGGTCGCGTGGTGAGCTGGTCGGCCGTCCGGCGCCAGGGGCGCTCCCGCCCCCGGCGCTCGGCCGGCTCGACGAAGCCGTACTTCGCCAGCTGGCGCAGGTGGAACGAGCAGCTCGCGACGGACTCCCCCACCCGCGCGGCGCACTCGGTCGCGGTCGCCTCGCCCAGCTCGGCCAGGACGTCCATGAGCTGCAGGCGCAGGGGGTGGGCGAGCGCCCGCATCCGGATCGGATCGGTGATCGGTGCCTCGGTCATGACGCGACCTTACGATGATCAAGATGTCTTTAGCAAGACTTCTTGATGATTGACTCTTCCCAGAGAGTCGGCGGAGCGACGCGAGCGCCGGCCCGCCTGAGGGACTGGCCGCCGGTCGAGCCGCGTCAGCCCGCCAGGTGACCCTGGTCGACCAGCTGCACGCTGCCGTGGATCGCCGCGGCGTCGTCGCTGGCCAGGAAGCACACGGCCGCCGCGACGGACTCGGCGCTCATGAACCCCCGCGCGGCGGAGACCCGCATGATCAGGTCCCAGTCCGCCCCGTCCGGGACCTCGATGGAGTGCACCTGCGGGGTGTCCATCCCGCCGGGGCACACGCAGTTCACCCGCAGCGGCTC
The nucleotide sequence above comes from Nocardioides massiliensis. Encoded proteins:
- a CDS encoding ArsR/SmtB family transcription factor, with amino-acid sequence MTEAPITDPIRMRALAHPLRLQLMDVLAELGEATATECAARVGESVASCSFHLRQLAKYGFVEPAERRGRERPWRRTADQLTTRPDPGVPGSLDAATELGRLHLHDVVRRAGDALARVDEEPAEWVGATTLRSHTVLATADELVELAAAMDALLAPYVARRDDPDAAPATARRAQVVALMHLADGQ